A window of the Dunckerocampus dactyliophorus isolate RoL2022-P2 chromosome 19, RoL_Ddac_1.1, whole genome shotgun sequence genome harbors these coding sequences:
- the bmp2b gene encoding bone morphogenetic protein 2b, whose product MVAVVGSLMVLLLAEVLMEGATGLIPEVGRRKYSDLSRQSPQQSESVLNEFEMRLLSMFGLKRRPTPGKHAMVPQYMVDLYRMHSANGDHSARRPRSMGKHAERAASKANTIRSFHHEESLEALASLKGKTTQQFYFNLTSVPKEELITSAELRIYRDQVRGVPPPSNSSNGTSAAGFHRINIYEIFGGPKTNSAEPLVRLLDTRLVQDSLSRWESFDVSPAVSQWTSGKGRNHGFMVEVHHPQDGEVNGEPSQRRSRHVRVSRSLHRDRDSWPQARPLLVTYGHDGRGDSVLHTREKRQAALRKQRRKHQHKASCKRHALYVDFSDVGWNEWIVAPPGYHAFYCHGECPFPLADHLNSTNHAIVQTLVNSVNSNIPRACCVPTDLSPISLLYLDEYEKVILKNYQDMVVEGCGCR is encoded by the exons ATGGTCGCCGTGGTCGGCTCTCTCATGGTACTGCTGCTCGCCGAGGTGTTGATGGAAGGTGCGACGGGGCTCATCCCTGAGGTGGGCCGGCGGAAGTACAGCGACTTGAGCAGGCAGAGCCCGCAGCAGTCCGAGAGCGTCCTCAACGAGTTCGAGATGCGGCTCCTCAGCATGTTCGGACTCAAGCGCAGGCCCACGCCGGGAAAGCATGCCATGGTGCCGCAGTACATGGTGGACCTCTACCGCATGCACTCAGCCAACGGCGACCACAGTGCCAGGCGGCCCAGGAGCATGGGGAAACACGCCGAGAGGGCAGCCAGCAAGGCCAACACGATTAGAAGCTTTCACCACGAAG AGTCTTTGGAGGCCCTGGCCAGCCTGAAAGGCAAAACCACCCAGCAGTTCTACTTCAACCTCACTTCTGTCCCCAAGGAGGAGCTCATCACCTCCGCAGAGCTTCGCATCTACAGGGATCAGGTCAGGGGAGTCCCTCCCcccagcaacagcagcaacGGCACTTCTGCAGCCGGCTTCCATCGCATCAACATTTATGAGATTTTCGGGGGCCCTAAAACTAACAGTGCAGAGCCTCTGGTCCGCTTGCTGGACACTCGGCTCGTGCAGGACTCTTTGAGCAGATGGGAGAGCTTTGACGTCAGCCCAGCTGTATCTCAGTGGACCTCCGGGAAGGGCCGGAACCACGGCTTCATGGTGGAGGTGCACCACCCACAGGATGGGGAGGTGAACGGCGAGCCTTCCCAGAGACGCAGTAGGCACGTCAGGGTGAGCCGGTCCCTGCACCGGGACCGGGACTCGTGGCCTCAAGCGAGGCCGCTGCTGGTGACGTATGGCCACGACGGCCGCGGGGACTCGGTGCTGCACACGCGGGAGAAGCGTCAGGCGGCGCTCCGCAAGCAGCGCAGGAAGCACCAGCACAAGGCCAGCTGCAAAAGGCACGCCCTTTACGTGGACTTCAGTGATGTGGGCTGGAACGAGTGGATAGTGGCGCCCCCCGGCTACCATGCCTTTTACTGTCACGGGGAATGTCCGTTCCCTCTGGCAGACCACCTGAACTCTACCAATCACGCCATCGTGCAGACACTGGTCAACTCGGTCAACTCAAACATTCCCAGAGCTTGTTGCGTGCCCACTGACCTCAGCCCCATCTCTCTGCTTTACCTGGACGAATACGAGAAGGTCATCCTTAAAAACTACCAGGACATGGTGGTGGAGGGATGCGGCTGCCGGTGA